In the genome of Streptomyces pactum, one region contains:
- a CDS encoding sensor histidine kinase, which yields MTIDIEQASAAAQSDPHFRHPAIFYTTEEEYGEGVGTFVRAEAAGARPVLVAVPGERLTLLRDLMGAEGDHITWVDMRQGGRNPGRILSMLQEFADRHADRDPAIVGEPIWVGRTPAEAQEATRHEALINLAFARRRATILCPYDTALPEDVLGEAHRTHPVVGDHGGYRSSPRYTDPHAVCRDCDTPLPEPADPVVLHFRERGLAGVRDKVADWATTAGLSPGRRTDWLLAVNEATGNSVRHGGGHGTLRLWRTAGTVVAEVRDRGRFTDPLTGRRRPDPLAATGGRGVWMMHQLCDLVEIRTPPSGMVVRLHVGLD from the coding sequence GTGACGATCGACATCGAACAGGCCTCCGCGGCGGCCCAGAGCGACCCGCACTTCCGGCATCCCGCGATCTTCTACACCACCGAAGAGGAGTACGGGGAAGGCGTCGGCACCTTCGTCCGTGCGGAGGCCGCCGGTGCCCGGCCGGTCCTGGTCGCCGTGCCCGGCGAACGCCTGACCCTGCTGCGGGACCTCATGGGCGCGGAGGGCGACCACATCACCTGGGTCGACATGCGGCAGGGGGGGCGCAACCCGGGACGCATCCTGTCGATGCTCCAGGAGTTCGCCGACCGGCACGCGGACCGGGACCCGGCCATCGTGGGCGAGCCCATCTGGGTGGGACGCACCCCCGCGGAGGCGCAGGAGGCCACCCGTCACGAGGCGCTGATCAACCTGGCCTTCGCCCGTCGGCGCGCCACCATCCTGTGCCCCTACGACACCGCCCTGCCCGAGGACGTCCTGGGCGAGGCCCACCGTACGCACCCGGTGGTCGGGGACCACGGCGGGTACCGGAGCAGTCCGCGCTACACGGACCCGCACGCGGTGTGCCGGGACTGCGACACCCCCCTGCCCGAACCCGCCGACCCGGTCGTGCTGCACTTCCGCGAGCGGGGCCTGGCGGGCGTGCGCGACAAGGTCGCGGACTGGGCCACGACGGCGGGTCTGTCCCCCGGCCGCCGGACCGACTGGCTGCTGGCGGTGAACGAGGCGACCGGCAACTCGGTGCGCCACGGCGGCGGGCACGGGACCCTGCGCCTGTGGCGCACGGCCGGCACGGTCGTCGCCGAGGTGCGGGACCGCGGGCGGTTCACCGACCCGCTGACCGGTCGGCGGCGCCCCGATCCGCTGGCCGCGACCGGCGGCCGGGGCGTGTGGATGATGCACCAGCTCTGCGACCTGGTGGAGATCCGGACACCGCCGTCCGGCATGGTGGTACGGCTGCACGTCGGCCTGGACTGA
- a CDS encoding STAS domain-containing protein: MPWSETPVPALMGDASGTPSEGTAGPALREDGVPQYAWGGAWVIVARGAYDLDTVAPLADALKTAAGEHPKVVLDASGVTFADSTFLNLLLVTHHAGTLRLAAPSAPVRRLCEITGVDGVLQIRDTVEDAALS, from the coding sequence GTGCCGTGGAGCGAGACCCCCGTACCGGCCCTCATGGGCGACGCCTCCGGGACGCCGTCGGAGGGGACCGCCGGTCCCGCTTTGCGGGAGGACGGTGTCCCGCAGTACGCCTGGGGAGGGGCCTGGGTGATCGTCGCCCGCGGTGCCTACGACCTGGACACCGTCGCCCCCCTGGCGGATGCGCTGAAGACCGCGGCCGGGGAGCACCCCAAGGTCGTCCTGGACGCCTCCGGCGTCACCTTCGCGGACTCGACGTTCCTCAACCTGCTCCTGGTCACCCACCACGCCGGCACCCTGCGGCTGGCCGCGCCGTCCGCCCCGGTCCGCCGGCTCTGCGAGATCACCGGGGTCGACGGCGTCCTGCAGATCCGGGACACGGTCGAGGACGCCGCCCTGTCCTGA
- a CDS encoding TetR/AcrR family transcriptional regulator: MSARKQARNPGGRPRDTRVDDAIASAVRELLTEVGYNRLTMAEVAARAGVGKAAIYRRHATKQEMIFDVLLPDRFLAVAPDRGSLQADLSAALTEIADAMASPPPGTVPGLLADIHADPALRARFDEKYLGVQRRTLTEILDRATARGELTVRPDPAVLNALLVGPVFAWLFLLPESRDQLPALTSALLDAALALTTPDLAALRTPPALRP; the protein is encoded by the coding sequence ATGTCTGCTCGGAAGCAAGCTCGCAACCCGGGGGGCCGCCCCCGGGACACCCGCGTCGATGACGCCATCGCCTCCGCCGTCCGGGAGCTGCTGACCGAGGTGGGGTACAACCGGCTCACGATGGCCGAGGTGGCCGCACGCGCCGGCGTGGGCAAGGCGGCGATCTACCGGCGCCACGCCACCAAACAGGAGATGATCTTCGACGTCCTGCTGCCGGACCGGTTCCTGGCCGTGGCCCCCGACCGCGGCTCGCTCCAGGCCGACCTGTCCGCCGCGCTCACCGAGATCGCGGACGCCATGGCCTCCCCGCCGCCGGGGACGGTCCCCGGCCTGCTGGCCGACATCCACGCCGACCCCGCGCTGCGCGCCCGGTTCGACGAGAAGTACCTGGGGGTCCAGCGCCGGACGCTCACCGAGATCCTGGACCGCGCGACCGCACGCGGCGAGCTCACCGTCCGTCCCGACCCGGCCGTCCTCAACGCCCTGCTGGTGGGCCCGGTCTTCGCCTGGCTGTTCCTGCTGCCCGAATCGCGCGACCAGCTCCCCGCCCTGACCTCCGCGCTCCTGGACGCGGCACTCGCCCTCACCACCCCGGACCTCGCGGCGCTCCGGACGCCTCCGGCACTGAGACCGTGA
- a CDS encoding type I polyketide synthase — MSDEQQEKLLRYLKKSAIELNETRALLREAEERATEPLAVVGMSCRYPGAESPDELWELVADGRDAISGFPPDRGWDLERLYDPDPDRLGASYTRAGGFVPSATTFDADFFGISPREALSMDPQQRLLLELSWEAFEDAGIDPATLRGSDTGVFCGVGPSDYAAVPAGAAPQIEGLRLTGGTTSVVSGRVAYTFGLEGPALSVDTACSSSLVALHLAARALRTRECSLALVGGVTVLAGPTLFLDFSRQRGLAPDGRCKPYAAAADGTGFADGAGVVVLERLSDARRNGHRVLAVVRGSAVNQDGASNGLTAPNGPSQERVIRQALANAGLSPADVDAVEGHGTGTRLGDPIEVQALLATYGQEREHGPLWLGSIKSNIGHASAGAGMAGVIKMVQALRHEALPATLHVDRPSPHVDWASGGVELLTEMRPWKSDGRLRRAGVSSFGVSGTNCHVILEEAPDETPADTVGAAPVTELPVVPVLVSARGAAALRAQAERLRAGVLARPEVTLAEVGFSSATTRAHLDHRAVVLASDRDALLAGLAGLAGLAAGEPPATAAEGKVLTSGARPVFVFPGQGAQWEGMAVELLDSSPVFAREIAACGDALGEFVDWRLEDVLRGAAGAPSLKRVDVVQPALFAVMVSLAALWRSYGVEPMAVVGHSQGEIAAAVVAGGLSRADGARVVALRSRAVAQRLAGHGGMVSVAVPAERAEELIAPYEGRVSIAAVNGPAAVVLAGEPAALEELIAACERAEVWARRIAVDYASHSQQVEAIEDELARLLGAVAPRTGTVPFYSTTQGAFIDTAGLDGAYWYRNLRGRVGFEPAVRALVDNGAGCFVEMSPHPVLTMAVEDTVTDHGAASRVGVVGSLRRDEGGFQRFALSVAEAHTAGVTVDWSAFYEGSGARAVPLPTYAFQRSRYWLTSGTGTGSASAVGMHTVDHPVLVAASRVGDRDEWVYTGRLSADSQPWIRDHVVFGIPIAPGTALVELALAAGVRSGYGTLDEAVLQAPLVVDDEAGCRIQVTVGAPEDDGRREVAVYSAPDAGPDGETPEPVCHVRGWLTAETAPPAPAPAQWPPAGAEPIAVDTLYERMETAGLDYGPLFKGIRAAWRVGGEICTEVALPDDADDDGFVLHPALFDAALQGALVDKDPNASVEMPFTWSGVRPGRRTGAARVRITTSGAGLHMDMFDETGEPVMSVGGLVYRTVDPAQLEAARGAGPDSLYQVEWVPVPAGPAEPARLVHVAGGADAFPDLDAVARAVATGDAAPDAIVVRIAPDATSDTPAVAARAAAEEMLTTVQRWLADERLGAARLVAVTRGAVALDGEVPDIARATAWGLARSVQSEHPGRIVLVDLDDDGADVPWDALLAADEPQLAVRAGRVSAPRLARVPAVPQDAARPLDPAGTVLVTGGTGGLGAVFARHLAAEHRVENLLLVSRRGPDAEGAAELEAELTALGARVRIEACDIADRDQVVALLDSLPAPLTAVVHTAGVLADGVVESVTPDQLAEVMRPKVDAAWLLHELTADADLAAFVLFSSGASLFGNPGQACYAAANAGLDAMAQRLRAAGAPATSLAWGVWGDGAGMAGRLDRTNVARIESAGVALLPVDRGLELFDHALRLDTGLLAPVQLDMAGLRAQARSGALPPLLRQLVRVPARTAEPAGGSLAQRLAGVAGEDREQVVLEVVQAQVAAVLGHESASAIDPERTFSDMGFDSLAGVGLRNRLSKITGLRLPATLVFDHPNAAAVTRYLLESVEPEAAAGGRGGGPAAGDDTAEIRAVLASIPVERLRRAGLLDTLFELARGDVPEEEAPDGGEESLDDLDADALIRMARGDR, encoded by the coding sequence GTGAGTGACGAGCAGCAGGAGAAGCTTCTCCGTTACCTCAAGAAGTCCGCGATCGAACTCAACGAGACGCGGGCGCTGCTGCGGGAGGCGGAAGAACGCGCCACCGAGCCGCTCGCGGTGGTCGGCATGAGCTGTCGCTACCCCGGCGCGGAGTCCCCGGACGAACTGTGGGAGCTGGTCGCCGACGGCCGCGACGCGATATCCGGTTTCCCGCCCGACCGGGGCTGGGACCTGGAGCGGCTGTACGACCCCGACCCCGACCGGCTGGGCGCCAGTTACACCCGCGCGGGCGGATTCGTGCCCAGCGCCACGACGTTCGACGCCGACTTCTTCGGGATCAGCCCGCGCGAGGCGCTGTCCATGGACCCGCAGCAGCGGCTGCTGCTGGAGCTGTCCTGGGAGGCGTTCGAGGACGCCGGCATCGACCCGGCCACGCTGCGCGGCAGTGACACCGGCGTCTTCTGCGGCGTCGGCCCCTCGGACTACGCGGCGGTACCGGCCGGCGCGGCACCGCAGATCGAGGGGCTGCGGCTGACCGGCGGCACGACCAGCGTGGTCTCCGGCCGTGTCGCCTACACCTTCGGCCTGGAGGGGCCGGCCCTGTCGGTGGACACCGCGTGCTCGTCGTCGCTGGTGGCCCTGCACCTGGCCGCCCGGGCACTGCGCACCCGGGAATGCTCCCTCGCCCTGGTCGGCGGCGTGACGGTGCTGGCCGGGCCGACGCTGTTCCTGGACTTCAGCCGGCAGCGAGGGCTGGCGCCGGACGGCCGGTGCAAACCCTACGCGGCCGCCGCCGACGGCACCGGGTTCGCCGACGGCGCGGGGGTGGTGGTGCTGGAGCGGCTGTCGGACGCGCGGCGCAACGGGCACCGGGTGCTGGCGGTGGTGCGCGGCAGCGCGGTGAACCAGGACGGGGCCAGCAACGGCCTGACCGCCCCGAACGGCCCGTCGCAGGAGCGGGTGATCCGTCAGGCGCTGGCCAACGCCGGGCTGTCACCGGCGGACGTGGACGCCGTGGAGGGGCACGGCACGGGCACCAGGCTGGGCGACCCGATCGAGGTCCAGGCCCTGCTGGCCACCTACGGTCAGGAACGCGAGCACGGCCCCCTGTGGCTGGGCTCGATCAAGTCGAACATCGGGCACGCCTCCGCGGGCGCCGGGATGGCCGGCGTGATCAAGATGGTGCAGGCGCTGCGCCACGAGGCGCTGCCCGCCACCTTGCACGTGGACCGGCCCTCGCCGCACGTGGACTGGGCCTCCGGCGGCGTCGAGCTGCTGACCGAGATGCGGCCGTGGAAGTCCGACGGACGGCTGCGCCGGGCCGGCGTGTCCTCCTTCGGCGTCAGCGGCACCAACTGCCACGTGATCCTGGAGGAGGCACCGGACGAGACGCCCGCCGACACGGTCGGGGCGGCCCCGGTCACCGAGCTGCCGGTGGTCCCGGTCCTGGTCTCCGCCCGCGGCGCGGCGGCGCTGCGGGCCCAGGCCGAGCGGCTGCGGGCCGGCGTGCTGGCCCGCCCGGAGGTCACCCTGGCCGAGGTCGGGTTCTCCTCCGCGACGACCCGGGCCCACCTCGACCACCGCGCCGTGGTGCTGGCGTCCGACCGCGACGCGCTGCTGGCCGGGCTGGCCGGGCTGGCCGGGCTGGCCGCGGGCGAGCCGCCGGCGACGGCGGCCGAGGGCAAGGTGCTCACCTCCGGGGCCCGGCCGGTGTTCGTCTTCCCCGGCCAGGGGGCGCAGTGGGAGGGCATGGCGGTCGAACTGCTCGACTCCTCCCCGGTGTTCGCGCGGGAGATCGCGGCCTGCGGTGACGCGCTGGGCGAGTTCGTGGACTGGCGGCTGGAGGACGTGCTGCGCGGGGCGGCCGGCGCGCCGTCGCTGAAGCGGGTGGACGTGGTCCAGCCCGCGCTCTTCGCGGTGATGGTGAGCCTCGCGGCGCTGTGGCGCTCCTACGGCGTGGAGCCGATGGCGGTGGTCGGCCACTCGCAGGGCGAGATCGCCGCGGCCGTGGTGGCCGGCGGGCTGTCCCGGGCCGACGGCGCGCGGGTGGTGGCGCTGCGGTCGCGGGCCGTCGCCCAGCGGCTCGCCGGCCACGGCGGCATGGTGTCGGTGGCCGTGCCGGCCGAGCGGGCCGAGGAGCTGATCGCCCCCTACGAGGGCCGGGTGTCCATCGCGGCGGTCAACGGCCCGGCGGCCGTGGTGCTGGCCGGGGAGCCCGCCGCCCTGGAGGAGCTGATCGCGGCGTGCGAGCGCGCCGAGGTGTGGGCCCGGCGGATCGCGGTGGACTACGCCTCGCACTCGCAGCAGGTGGAGGCCATCGAGGACGAACTGGCCCGGCTGCTGGGGGCGGTGGCCCCGCGGACGGGAACGGTCCCGTTCTACTCCACCACCCAGGGCGCCTTCATCGACACCGCCGGGCTCGACGGCGCGTACTGGTACCGGAACCTGCGGGGCCGGGTCGGGTTCGAGCCGGCGGTCCGCGCGCTGGTCGACAACGGCGCCGGCTGCTTCGTGGAGATGTCGCCGCACCCGGTGCTGACCATGGCGGTGGAGGACACCGTCACCGACCACGGCGCGGCGTCCCGCGTCGGCGTCGTCGGGTCGCTGCGGCGTGACGAGGGCGGCTTCCAGCGGTTCGCGCTGTCGGTGGCCGAGGCCCACACCGCCGGCGTGACGGTGGACTGGTCGGCGTTCTACGAGGGCAGCGGAGCGCGCGCGGTCCCCCTGCCGACCTACGCCTTCCAGCGCAGCAGGTACTGGCTGACGTCCGGCACCGGCACCGGGAGCGCCTCGGCCGTCGGCATGCACACCGTGGACCACCCCGTCCTGGTGGCCGCCTCACGGGTCGGCGACCGGGACGAGTGGGTGTACACCGGCCGGCTCTCCGCGGACTCCCAGCCGTGGATCCGGGACCACGTGGTCTTCGGCATCCCCATCGCGCCGGGCACCGCGCTGGTGGAACTGGCGCTGGCCGCCGGCGTCCGGAGCGGGTACGGGACCCTGGACGAGGCGGTGCTCCAGGCCCCGCTGGTCGTCGACGACGAGGCGGGCTGCCGGATCCAGGTGACCGTCGGCGCCCCGGAGGACGACGGGCGCCGCGAGGTCGCGGTGTACTCGGCCCCGGACGCCGGACCGGACGGCGAGACCCCCGAACCGGTCTGCCACGTGCGCGGCTGGCTGACCGCCGAGACCGCCCCGCCCGCCCCGGCCCCGGCGCAGTGGCCGCCGGCGGGGGCCGAGCCGATCGCGGTGGACACGCTGTACGAGCGGATGGAGACGGCCGGACTCGACTACGGGCCGCTGTTCAAGGGCATCCGGGCCGCCTGGCGCGTCGGAGGCGAGATCTGCACCGAGGTGGCGCTGCCCGACGACGCCGACGACGACGGCTTCGTGCTGCACCCGGCCCTGTTCGACGCCGCCCTCCAGGGCGCCCTGGTGGACAAGGACCCGAACGCGTCGGTGGAGATGCCGTTCACCTGGTCCGGGGTGCGCCCGGGGCGCCGGACCGGCGCGGCACGGGTGCGGATCACCACCTCCGGCGCCGGACTGCACATGGACATGTTCGACGAGACCGGCGAGCCGGTGATGAGCGTCGGCGGCCTGGTGTACCGGACGGTGGACCCGGCGCAGCTCGAAGCCGCGCGCGGCGCGGGCCCGGACTCCCTGTACCAGGTGGAGTGGGTGCCGGTGCCGGCCGGGCCGGCGGAACCGGCGCGGCTGGTCCATGTGGCCGGGGGCGCCGACGCCTTCCCGGACCTGGACGCGGTGGCGCGGGCGGTCGCCACGGGCGACGCGGCCCCGGACGCGATCGTGGTCCGGATCGCCCCCGACGCCACCTCGGACACCCCGGCCGTGGCGGCCCGCGCGGCCGCCGAGGAGATGCTCACCACCGTGCAGCGGTGGCTGGCCGACGAACGCCTGGGCGCGGCCCGGCTGGTCGCGGTCACCCGCGGCGCGGTGGCGCTCGACGGGGAGGTCCCGGACATCGCCCGGGCCACCGCGTGGGGCCTGGCGCGGAGCGTCCAGTCCGAGCACCCGGGCCGGATCGTGCTGGTGGACCTCGACGACGACGGTGCCGACGTGCCCTGGGACGCCCTGCTGGCGGCCGACGAACCGCAGCTCGCCGTGCGGGCGGGCCGGGTGTCGGCGCCGCGGCTGGCCCGGGTGCCCGCGGTACCCCAGGACGCGGCGCGTCCGCTGGACCCGGCCGGCACCGTGCTGGTCACCGGCGGCACCGGTGGCCTGGGCGCGGTGTTCGCCCGTCACCTGGCGGCGGAGCACCGCGTGGAGAACCTGCTGCTGGTCAGCCGGCGCGGCCCCGATGCCGAGGGCGCCGCGGAGCTGGAGGCCGAACTGACCGCCCTCGGCGCGCGGGTGCGGATCGAGGCCTGCGACATCGCCGACCGGGACCAGGTCGTCGCCCTGCTGGACTCCCTCCCGGCGCCGCTCACCGCGGTGGTGCACACCGCCGGGGTGCTCGCCGACGGGGTGGTCGAGTCGGTCACCCCCGACCAGCTCGCCGAGGTCATGCGGCCCAAGGTGGACGCCGCCTGGCTGCTGCACGAACTGACCGCGGACGCGGACCTGGCGGCGTTCGTGCTGTTCTCCTCGGGCGCCTCGCTGTTCGGCAACCCGGGGCAGGCCTGCTACGCCGCCGCGAACGCCGGACTCGACGCGATGGCGCAGCGGTTGCGCGCCGCCGGAGCGCCGGCCACCTCGCTGGCGTGGGGGGTGTGGGGCGACGGGGCCGGGATGGCCGGCCGCCTGGACCGGACCAACGTGGCCCGCATCGAGAGCGCCGGTGTGGCCCTGCTGCCGGTCGACCGGGGCCTGGAGCTGTTCGACCACGCGCTGCGCCTGGACACCGGGCTCCTGGCCCCGGTGCAGCTGGACATGGCCGGACTGCGGGCCCAGGCCCGGTCCGGGGCGCTGCCCCCGCTGCTGCGCCAGCTGGTGCGGGTCCCGGCACGGACCGCCGAGCCCGCCGGCGGCTCGCTCGCCCAGCGGCTGGCCGGGGTCGCCGGCGAGGACCGCGAACAGGTGGTCCTGGAGGTGGTCCAGGCCCAGGTGGCGGCCGTGCTCGGGCACGAGTCGGCGTCGGCGATCGACCCCGAACGGACCTTCAGCGACATGGGGTTCGACTCGCTCGCCGGCGTCGGGCTGCGCAACCGGCTCAGCAAGATCACCGGCCTGCGGCTGCCCGCCACCCTGGTCTTCGACCACCCGAACGCGGCGGCGGTCACCCGGTACCTGCTGGAGTCCGTCGAGCCGGAGGCCGCGGCGGGCGGCCGGGGAGGCGGCCCGGCGGCCGGCGACGACACCGCCGAGATCCGCGCGGTGCTCGCCTCGATCCCGGTCGAACGCCTGCGCAGGGCCGGGCTGCTGGACACCTTGTTCGAGCTGGCGCGCGGTGACGTGCCCGAGGAGGAGGCCCCGGACGGCGGCGAGGAGTCGCTCGACGACCTCGACGCGGACGCCCTGATCCGGATGGCCCGGGGGGACCGGTAG
- a CDS encoding helix-turn-helix transcriptional regulator has protein sequence MVEVPQSHRGWTFITSHARVLAAIADNPSIRVREIAARCHLTERAVARIISDLEQAGYLSHTREGRTNTYRIEPDKVLRHPAEAGLPVASLLSLLVQDETARTKGPAARSPVA, from the coding sequence ATGGTTGAAGTGCCCCAGTCACACCGCGGATGGACGTTCATCACCAGTCACGCGCGCGTCCTGGCAGCCATCGCCGACAACCCGAGCATCCGGGTCCGCGAGATAGCCGCCCGCTGCCACCTCACGGAACGCGCCGTCGCGCGGATCATCTCCGATCTGGAGCAGGCCGGTTATCTCTCCCACACCCGGGAGGGCCGCACGAACACCTACCGCATCGAGCCGGACAAGGTGCTGCGCCACCCCGCGGAGGCCGGGCTCCCGGTCGCCTCCCTGCTCTCGCTGCTCGTCCAGGACGAAACCGCACGCACCAAGGGCCCGGCCGCCCGGTCACCGGTCGCATGA
- a CDS encoding DUF2867 domain-containing protein — MRIPKAAHTARPWRIHEFTKDFRIEDVWSFRAPDAGPDDFPVMLKALKTAYDTRKAPAPVRFLFAVRWKLGALLGWDTPQAGLGGRVASLSDRLPQDLARTVENAVPCSDPFSDVYQLDDEAARELGNKTVHTIMHLGWVPTGDGGYELRMAALVKPNGLFGRIYMAGILPFRYLIVYPALTRQWERAWIEHGRPYRRAAETARGETAGGKTAGQG, encoded by the coding sequence ATGCGAATCCCGAAAGCCGCCCACACCGCGCGACCGTGGCGGATCCACGAGTTCACCAAGGACTTCCGGATCGAGGACGTGTGGTCCTTCCGCGCCCCCGACGCCGGGCCGGACGACTTCCCCGTGATGCTCAAGGCGCTGAAGACGGCCTACGACACCCGCAAGGCCCCCGCCCCGGTCCGCTTCCTGTTCGCGGTGCGCTGGAAGCTCGGGGCCCTGCTCGGCTGGGACACCCCCCAGGCGGGACTGGGCGGGCGGGTCGCCTCGCTGAGCGACCGCCTCCCGCAGGACCTCGCGCGGACGGTCGAGAACGCCGTCCCGTGCTCCGACCCGTTCTCCGATGTGTACCAGCTGGACGACGAGGCGGCCCGCGAGCTGGGCAACAAGACCGTCCACACCATCATGCACCTGGGCTGGGTGCCGACCGGTGACGGCGGTTACGAGCTGCGCATGGCGGCGCTGGTCAAGCCCAACGGGCTGTTCGGGCGGATCTACATGGCGGGCATCCTGCCGTTCCGTTACCTCATCGTCTATCCGGCGCTGACCCGCCAGTGGGAACGTGCCTGGATCGAGCACGGCCGTCCGTACCGGCGCGCCGCGGAAACCGCGCGGGGCGAAACCGCCGGCGGGAAAACCGCCGGCCAGGGCTGA
- a CDS encoding MEDS domain-containing protein, with protein MHGPCLYPGGEAAADRHVAVEYASDDEWARHLVPFVRDGLVGGEQVQYYADATDPDVVTRTLADRGVDVDSALRRGQLVVATAEETYLSGAGFDPDVTIRFWREAVSEAAARGFTGVRTVGEMSWTARDVAGAERMLEYELRMHYEVVERLPARSWCFYDRRLLSQEDLEVLAAAHLTRSSADAAPGGRPGLSVTPLSGPPGFRLAGSAGYESRHVIASTAAALAASPARRPTLDLSLLDHLDIAALADLADAARRRSCGTPVRMLGAPPALHRLLELFPELGEGLEVADR; from the coding sequence GTGCACGGCCCGTGTCTGTACCCGGGCGGCGAAGCCGCGGCGGATCGCCACGTCGCGGTGGAGTACGCCAGCGACGACGAGTGGGCACGTCATCTCGTACCGTTCGTCCGGGACGGACTGGTCGGTGGTGAGCAGGTGCAGTACTACGCTGATGCCACCGATCCCGATGTGGTGACCCGGACACTCGCGGACCGCGGGGTGGACGTCGATTCCGCCCTGCGCCGCGGACAGCTCGTGGTGGCGACCGCCGAGGAGACCTATCTGTCCGGCGCCGGGTTCGACCCGGACGTGACGATCCGGTTCTGGCGGGAAGCCGTGAGCGAGGCCGCCGCCCGGGGATTCACCGGGGTACGGACGGTCGGGGAGATGTCCTGGACCGCCCGGGACGTAGCAGGCGCCGAACGCATGCTGGAGTACGAGCTGCGGATGCATTACGAGGTGGTGGAGCGGTTGCCCGCCCGGTCATGGTGCTTCTACGACCGGCGCCTGCTGTCCCAGGAGGACCTGGAGGTGCTGGCGGCGGCCCACCTGACGCGGTCGAGCGCGGATGCCGCCCCCGGCGGCAGGCCGGGACTGTCGGTGACCCCCCTGTCGGGACCGCCCGGCTTCCGGCTGGCCGGGTCCGCCGGCTACGAGAGCCGCCACGTCATCGCCTCCACGGCGGCCGCGCTCGCCGCGTCCCCGGCCCGGCGCCCCACCCTGGACCTCTCCCTCCTGGACCACCTCGACATCGCCGCCCTGGCCGACCTCGCCGACGCGGCGCGCCGGCGGTCCTGCGGCACGCCGGTGCGCATGCTCGGAGCACCGCCCGCGCTCCACCGCCTGCTGGAGCTCTTCCCGGAACTGGGCGAGGGCCTGGAGGTGGCGGACCGGTGA